One window from the genome of Echinicola vietnamensis DSM 17526 encodes:
- a CDS encoding Gfo/Idh/MocA family protein, which translates to MTKEGTLRLGILGLGEGRSTISAALNSQKIQLVQICDRNEALCKQRAKEFDFAHYTTRYEDMLENSDIDAIGIYTPDKLHASHIKMAMEHGKHVVCTKPLLDDLKDAKELIDLQKKTGKRLFVGQSSRFFEPMKRQRADYKKGLIGDLITVEAYYHADHRWFLEKPWALEPAFKWLYGGLSHPVDFIRWYLPEIEEVMGYGMLSANGKQGGLKNPDTMHFIYKATDGRIARVSGAYTGPVQPALRDSEMSCILRGTEGSSQGDYMELRYAITDNTGEEQVVTWEHKSKHYFRFEGKSHHAGEYNNYLEHFADSINYDFVAYPDLIEGVGTIALLKTMEKSLASGKPEKVAEVIAEFGLEDYLKRG; encoded by the coding sequence ATGACAAAAGAAGGAACATTACGGTTAGGGATTTTAGGGCTTGGGGAAGGCCGCAGCACCATTTCTGCGGCATTGAACAGTCAGAAAATCCAGCTGGTGCAGATATGTGACCGCAATGAGGCATTGTGCAAGCAGCGGGCAAAGGAATTTGATTTTGCCCACTATACGACACGCTATGAAGACATGTTGGAAAACAGTGACATCGACGCCATAGGTATTTATACTCCCGATAAGCTACATGCCAGCCACATCAAAATGGCCATGGAGCATGGCAAGCACGTCGTATGCACCAAGCCGCTACTCGATGACCTCAAGGATGCCAAGGAGCTGATTGACCTTCAAAAGAAAACAGGTAAGCGTCTTTTTGTGGGGCAAAGCAGCCGGTTCTTTGAACCAATGAAGCGACAGCGAGCCGATTATAAAAAGGGACTTATCGGAGACCTGATTACCGTGGAGGCTTATTACCATGCGGATCACCGGTGGTTTTTGGAGAAACCCTGGGCCTTGGAGCCGGCGTTTAAGTGGCTCTATGGAGGGTTGAGCCATCCCGTGGATTTTATCCGGTGGTATCTGCCCGAAATAGAGGAGGTAATGGGCTATGGCATGCTCAGTGCCAATGGGAAGCAAGGTGGATTAAAAAATCCCGATACCATGCATTTTATCTATAAAGCTACAGATGGCCGTATCGCCAGGGTTTCTGGCGCGTATACCGGACCAGTGCAGCCTGCCCTGCGGGACAGTGAGATGAGTTGTATCCTTCGTGGAACGGAAGGTAGCAGCCAAGGGGATTATATGGAGTTGCGCTATGCGATCACTGATAATACCGGAGAGGAGCAGGTGGTGACCTGGGAGCATAAGTCCAAGCATTACTTCCGTTTTGAGGGCAAGAGTCATCATGCGGGGGAGTACAATAACTATTTGGAGCATTTTGCCGATAGTATCAATTACGATTTTGTGGCATATCCTGATTTGATCGAAGGGGTCGGAACCATCGCCCTGCTGAAAACCATGGAGAAAAGCTTGGCTAGCGGCAAGCCCGAAAAAGTGGCTGAAGTGATTGCTGAATTTGGGCTGGAGGATTACCTGAAGAGAGGCTGA
- a CDS encoding TIM-barrel domain-containing protein, with amino-acid sequence MKQTNYQLFDFLDFDPERLEVSADRLWRAGRPLAIESFDKGIIVHVPFHCQKPAVDIQPDSEVAPQSFEVHIRAFGERVLRVTAELGQKASKASPMLEIADDLEEVPLSIEKADNEWVIKDDRQVVRAIIDLTDPVTDWWSDLLPPPEPVFQATFFPDGKKAVKLNGHDQFFPARVDAMGLAMISENEIPTKATLSFAAQPDEKFVGTGERFTKMDLSGRTFQLKNQDGQGVNNRRTYKNIPFYLSSEMYGLFLHTSAYGKISLADHSTRSVQLLVEEPLADVFLLGGDNPHEILHEYRRLTGFPAMPPLWTFGVWMSRMTYFSAEEVEGICDRLRAERFPCDVIHLDTGWFETDWLCEWKFNTDRFPHPKGFVQKLKKQGYRVSLWQMPYIAANAMQHEEAKANNYIGPLKESKVQGGSNFSALDYAGTIDFTYPAAVEWYKGLLRELLEMGVTCIKTDFGEEIHLDAAYHDMPAPLLNNLYALLYQKAAFEVTEEVAGEGVVWARAGWAGCQRYPIHWGGDAAASWDGMAGSLKGGLHLGLSGFGFWSHDVPGFHGVPNFMNSVIPDDLYVRWTQFGVFTSHIRYHGTSKREPYEYPAIADVVRKWWELRYVLLPYILEQSQQSIRSGMPMLRAMLLHFPDDPMCWHLDDQYFFGEDFLVAPVMNSGNARKVYLPEGSWVDFFTGTCQEGPKWVAMDPIPLEEMPVWVKQGASIPIYPTSVSCTDEMDFKKTQPLVIDGGFNGIWQVLKEKGMD; translated from the coding sequence ATGAAACAAACAAACTACCAACTTTTTGATTTTTTGGATTTCGATCCAGAGCGACTGGAAGTGTCCGCTGACCGACTTTGGCGAGCGGGCAGACCATTGGCGATCGAATCATTTGACAAGGGCATTATTGTCCATGTTCCTTTCCATTGCCAAAAACCGGCGGTGGATATCCAGCCTGACTCGGAGGTAGCGCCACAGTCATTTGAAGTGCATATTCGGGCTTTTGGTGAGCGGGTTTTACGGGTTACGGCGGAGTTGGGCCAAAAGGCATCCAAAGCATCTCCCATGCTGGAGATCGCCGATGACCTGGAGGAGGTTCCTTTGTCCATAGAAAAAGCGGATAATGAGTGGGTCATCAAAGATGATCGGCAAGTGGTTCGCGCGATCATTGACTTGACAGATCCCGTGACGGACTGGTGGAGTGACTTGTTGCCGCCACCTGAACCGGTCTTTCAGGCCACTTTTTTTCCTGATGGCAAGAAAGCGGTAAAACTTAACGGTCATGACCAGTTTTTTCCGGCCCGGGTGGACGCGATGGGCTTGGCCATGATTTCCGAAAATGAGATCCCCACCAAGGCCACCCTTTCTTTTGCTGCTCAGCCCGATGAAAAGTTTGTGGGTACGGGGGAGCGTTTTACCAAAATGGATTTGTCCGGCAGGACTTTTCAGCTCAAAAACCAAGACGGACAAGGAGTCAATAACAGAAGGACCTATAAAAATATCCCATTTTACCTTTCGAGTGAAATGTACGGGCTGTTTCTCCATACCTCGGCATATGGAAAGATTTCTTTGGCCGATCACAGTACGCGATCCGTGCAGCTGTTGGTAGAAGAGCCGCTGGCAGATGTGTTTTTGCTGGGGGGCGATAATCCCCATGAGATCTTGCACGAATACCGCAGGCTGACGGGCTTTCCGGCCATGCCGCCGTTGTGGACCTTTGGGGTTTGGATGAGCAGGATGACCTATTTTTCTGCCGAAGAGGTAGAGGGGATTTGTGACCGGTTGCGGGCCGAGAGATTTCCCTGTGACGTGATTCATTTGGATACAGGCTGGTTTGAAACGGATTGGCTGTGTGAATGGAAGTTTAATACCGATCGTTTTCCTCATCCCAAGGGTTTTGTCCAGAAACTAAAAAAACAAGGCTATCGCGTGAGTCTTTGGCAAATGCCGTATATCGCTGCCAACGCCATGCAGCATGAGGAGGCGAAGGCCAATAACTATATCGGCCCATTAAAAGAAAGCAAAGTCCAGGGAGGATCCAATTTCAGTGCGCTGGACTATGCCGGAACGATCGATTTTACGTATCCCGCTGCGGTGGAGTGGTACAAAGGATTACTACGGGAGCTGCTCGAAATGGGCGTGACCTGTATCAAAACAGACTTTGGCGAAGAAATACATTTAGATGCAGCCTACCATGACATGCCCGCACCGCTTTTAAATAACCTTTATGCTTTATTGTATCAAAAAGCTGCTTTTGAGGTGACTGAAGAAGTGGCTGGTGAAGGGGTGGTTTGGGCACGTGCCGGTTGGGCAGGGTGTCAGCGATACCCGATCCATTGGGGAGGAGATGCTGCGGCGAGCTGGGACGGAATGGCAGGATCACTCAAAGGTGGACTGCACCTGGGACTATCGGGTTTTGGCTTTTGGAGCCATGATGTGCCGGGATTCCATGGAGTGCCCAATTTTATGAATTCTGTGATCCCCGATGACCTGTATGTCCGATGGACTCAGTTTGGGGTCTTTACTTCCCACATCCGATATCACGGCACTTCCAAAAGAGAACCCTACGAGTATCCCGCCATTGCAGATGTGGTCAGAAAATGGTGGGAATTACGCTATGTCCTTCTGCCTTATATCCTGGAGCAAAGCCAACAGTCCATCCGCTCCGGAATGCCTATGCTGAGGGCCATGCTCCTGCATTTCCCTGACGATCCCATGTGCTGGCACTTGGATGACCAGTATTTCTTTGGAGAGGATTTCTTGGTGGCGCCGGTCATGAACAGTGGAAATGCTCGAAAGGTTTATCTTCCAGAGGGAAGTTGGGTGGATTTCTTCACAGGGACCTGCCAGGAAGGCCCCAAATGGGTAGCCATGGATCCTATTCCATTGGAGGAAATGCCCGTGTGGGTAAAGCAAGGTGCTTCGATTCCGATTTATCCTACATCCGTTTCATGCACGGATGAAATGGATTTCAAGAAGACCCAGCCCTTGGTGATCGATGGCGGGTTTAATGGAATTTGGCAGGTGCTAAAGGAGAAAGGGATGGATTAA
- a CDS encoding RagB/SusD family nutrient uptake outer membrane protein: MKKQSLLYTLALTALLSCTDLEEELRSELPKEKAEAFLKENVDFSSLMETVYRDFDSRYIQHAGCVWLFQEISADAAVVPSRPSGWDNGGVYRQLHTHTWVPTNPYIQSLWRGLNKGIFDATNVLSFEPTAELAAEARFLRAFFMYSVLDLFDQVPFREPGDNLLEPSTVLRGKAAADFIIQEVEEVLPDLPATGPAYHASKNAAHGLLAKLYLNRAVYENRASPQFSTTDMDQVIAHVDAVEGKSLDFYWDSFVPENNSASSELIFTIEGLGGVRSHSLWVWWHAIFPTEMTLPNGGGWNGFCSTPEVYELFEENDVRRYYEHPLTEAHGYNAGFLTGQQTDAEGNPLPDVVFTKEVPTIVGATLWNGYRPVKYIPDYQYPGAANNDIVLLRYADLLLMKAEAQWRNGDAASALEIINQVRERNNIGPLEEVNAQVLLDERGRELFWEGHRRQDMVRFGTFLGEWTLKEASDPKYLIFPIPPADVLSNPNLEQNPGF; encoded by the coding sequence ATGAAAAAACAATCATTATTATATACGTTAGCGCTGACCGCCCTCCTTTCATGTACGGATTTGGAGGAAGAATTGCGTTCAGAGTTGCCCAAGGAAAAGGCAGAAGCTTTTCTGAAAGAGAATGTAGACTTCAGCTCCTTGATGGAGACAGTCTACCGGGACTTTGACAGTCGGTATATCCAACATGCGGGGTGCGTGTGGCTGTTTCAGGAAATCAGTGCAGATGCCGCGGTGGTGCCCTCCCGTCCATCCGGCTGGGATAATGGCGGCGTGTACCGTCAACTGCACACCCACACTTGGGTACCGACCAATCCCTATATCCAATCGCTTTGGCGAGGCCTGAACAAAGGAATCTTCGATGCCACCAATGTACTCTCTTTTGAGCCTACGGCGGAATTGGCTGCAGAGGCGAGGTTTCTACGGGCGTTTTTTATGTATTCGGTCTTGGACTTGTTTGACCAAGTACCTTTTCGAGAGCCTGGAGACAATCTTTTGGAACCTTCCACGGTCCTTCGTGGAAAGGCAGCAGCGGATTTTATCATTCAGGAAGTGGAGGAAGTGCTTCCTGATCTTCCTGCTACGGGCCCCGCTTATCACGCCTCAAAAAATGCCGCCCATGGCCTCTTGGCCAAACTTTACCTGAACAGAGCAGTCTATGAAAATCGGGCATCACCACAGTTTTCCACTACCGATATGGATCAGGTGATCGCTCATGTGGATGCGGTCGAAGGAAAAAGTCTGGATTTTTACTGGGACAGTTTTGTGCCAGAAAATAACAGTGCTTCCTCTGAACTGATCTTTACGATCGAAGGCTTGGGCGGTGTCAGGTCACATTCCCTTTGGGTATGGTGGCATGCCATATTCCCTACGGAAATGACCCTGCCGAATGGTGGAGGCTGGAATGGCTTCTGTTCGACGCCGGAGGTGTATGAGCTATTTGAAGAAAATGATGTCAGGAGGTATTATGAACATCCCCTGACAGAAGCACACGGCTATAATGCAGGTTTTCTGACAGGCCAACAAACCGATGCCGAAGGGAATCCGCTGCCGGACGTGGTGTTTACGAAGGAAGTGCCTACCATTGTCGGTGCGACCCTCTGGAACGGCTATCGTCCCGTAAAATACATTCCGGATTATCAATATCCCGGTGCCGCAAACAATGATATCGTATTGCTCCGATATGCGGATCTTTTGCTGATGAAGGCAGAGGCCCAATGGCGTAACGGCGATGCGGCCAGTGCCCTGGAAATCATAAACCAGGTGCGGGAGCGAAATAACATTGGGCCATTGGAAGAGGTGAATGCCCAAGTGCTGCTGGACGAGCGAGGTAGGGAATTGTTTTGGGAAGGCCATCGAAGGCAAGATATGGTTCGTTTCGGGACATTTTTGGGGGAATGGACCCTCAAGGAAGCCTCTGATCCCAAGTACCTGATCTTCCCGATCCCTCCAGCCGATGTCCTGTCCAATCCGAATTTAGAGCAAAACCCAGGGTTTTAA
- a CDS encoding right-handed parallel beta-helix repeat-containing protein encodes MHKPIITLLILGVFLTSLMSDVMALDIWVAKSGDDANEGSKSSPLATVHMALRKARELRRIQDPSIAEGINIMVGDGVYRFFEPLRIRPEDAGTAESPTTIMAAPSASPVFSGGVPVLGWQRAEALPDGLPEAGKEHLWVADVPVVGGQEVGFRQLWIDGEKAKRATNLYEGALDRILSVDSARQEMWVPTPEWDFKNLDQLEFVIHQWWAIANLRVKSVDVQGDKTKLTFHQPESQIEFQHPWPAPFIDAKKEYNGNSAFYWQGAAELLNQPGEWYHDKRDGKVYYWPKAGENMETATAIVPFLETIVLVDGTADLPVKHVRFEGIGFEHATWMRPSHRGHVPLQAGWYILEAYKLKQPGTPDKASLENQAWTGRQPAGVAVNYAQHIRFERCRFEHMAATGLDLVEGVSDSEVIGNVFRDIGGTGIQGGFFGGPDFESHLPYHPQDQRELVHHLTIANNYITNVTNEDWGCVGISIGAAHDVNIAHNEVSDVNYSGICVGWFWTKTITVTKNNRIHANRIHNFAKQMYDVGGVYTLSAQPNTEISENAIYDLQDAPYAHMPHHHQYIYFDEGSSYIRAINNWTERDKFFSNSPGPGNKWENNGPDVDPAIKEKAGLEEAYRDIK; translated from the coding sequence ATGCATAAACCAATTATAACCTTATTGATCCTTGGGGTCTTTTTGACCAGTTTGATGTCCGATGTGATGGCCCTCGATATCTGGGTGGCCAAGAGTGGCGATGATGCCAATGAGGGTTCGAAATCAAGCCCTCTGGCCACAGTTCACATGGCCTTGCGGAAAGCCCGGGAGTTACGCCGGATACAGGACCCTTCCATTGCAGAGGGGATTAATATTATGGTGGGAGATGGCGTGTATCGCTTCTTTGAGCCCCTTCGTATCCGCCCAGAAGATGCCGGGACGGCAGAGAGTCCTACGACCATCATGGCAGCACCCAGTGCCAGCCCTGTTTTTTCGGGGGGCGTTCCAGTGCTCGGTTGGCAGCGAGCCGAGGCGCTTCCTGATGGTCTCCCTGAGGCGGGAAAGGAGCACCTTTGGGTGGCCGATGTGCCGGTGGTAGGAGGCCAGGAGGTCGGCTTTCGCCAGCTTTGGATTGATGGTGAAAAAGCCAAAAGGGCTACCAACCTCTATGAGGGAGCATTGGATCGGATCCTTTCGGTAGACAGTGCTCGACAGGAGATGTGGGTTCCTACGCCGGAATGGGATTTCAAGAACCTCGATCAGCTGGAGTTTGTCATTCACCAATGGTGGGCGATTGCGAATTTGCGGGTAAAGTCAGTGGATGTCCAAGGGGACAAAACCAAGCTGACCTTTCACCAACCAGAAAGCCAAATAGAGTTTCAACACCCTTGGCCGGCACCGTTTATCGATGCCAAAAAAGAATATAATGGCAATTCAGCTTTTTACTGGCAGGGAGCTGCGGAACTGCTGAACCAGCCAGGGGAGTGGTACCATGATAAGCGAGACGGAAAAGTTTACTATTGGCCAAAAGCCGGCGAAAATATGGAGACAGCAACGGCCATTGTGCCTTTTTTGGAGACCATCGTTCTGGTGGATGGCACGGCAGACCTTCCAGTCAAGCATGTACGTTTTGAGGGGATAGGCTTTGAGCATGCGACGTGGATGAGGCCTTCACATCGTGGGCATGTGCCCTTGCAGGCGGGTTGGTATATTTTGGAGGCTTATAAGTTAAAGCAACCGGGAACTCCAGATAAGGCCAGCTTGGAAAATCAAGCATGGACAGGCCGCCAGCCTGCGGGAGTGGCCGTAAATTATGCACAGCATATCCGTTTTGAGCGTTGCCGATTCGAGCACATGGCAGCCACAGGACTGGATTTGGTAGAAGGCGTCAGTGACAGTGAAGTGATTGGCAATGTGTTTCGCGATATCGGCGGGACCGGCATTCAGGGGGGCTTCTTCGGAGGGCCTGATTTTGAGTCCCATCTGCCATACCATCCGCAGGACCAGCGGGAACTGGTGCATCACCTTACCATTGCCAACAATTACATTACCAATGTGACCAATGAAGACTGGGGATGTGTCGGCATCAGTATTGGGGCAGCACATGATGTCAACATCGCGCACAATGAGGTCAGCGATGTCAATTATTCGGGAATCTGTGTCGGCTGGTTCTGGACCAAGACCATCACGGTGACCAAAAACAATCGTATCCATGCCAATCGCATCCACAACTTTGCGAAGCAAATGTATGACGTGGGCGGCGTCTATACCCTTTCTGCCCAGCCCAATACAGAGATCAGTGAAAATGCCATTTATGATCTTCAGGATGCTCCCTATGCCCATATGCCGCATCATCACCAGTACATTTATTTTGATGAAGGCTCTTCTTATATCCGGGCGATAAACAACTGGACAGAGCGGGATAAGTTCTTCTCCAACAGCCCCGGTCCTGGCAACAAATGGGAAAATAATGGCCCGGATGTGGATCCAGCGATAAAAGAGAAGGCTGGATTGGAAGAGGCCTATAGGGATATTAAGTAG
- a CDS encoding phytanoyl-CoA dioxygenase family protein, translating to MSNILTDEQLNQFKEDGFCIVKNVIPKELLKRLQDECQRFMKEKDDEMDRKGVEVDEINHKGKRYFIALRYKDSETMQDLIFGKEMEEITRKILGEDVYLFLEQFVVKAADKGMTFSWHQDSGYLDFEHKPYLSVWCPLDDVTEENGTVYLLPYKDAGTKNRIDHELQEGTNDKVGYFGDNPGIPAILKAGDVALFSSTCFHRSGSNKTGKSRRVLLIQYSAEPIMKGDKPLYWADPFVVNGDRKKEVPA from the coding sequence ATGAGCAACATCTTAACAGACGAACAATTAAACCAGTTTAAAGAGGATGGTTTTTGCATTGTCAAAAACGTGATCCCCAAGGAACTGCTAAAGCGATTGCAGGACGAGTGTCAACGCTTTATGAAGGAGAAAGACGACGAAATGGACCGGAAGGGTGTGGAAGTAGACGAGATCAACCACAAAGGCAAGCGGTATTTTATAGCCCTTCGCTATAAGGACAGTGAGACCATGCAGGATTTGATCTTCGGTAAAGAGATGGAAGAGATTACCCGCAAAATTCTGGGTGAAGATGTGTACCTTTTTTTAGAGCAGTTTGTCGTCAAAGCAGCAGACAAGGGCATGACCTTCAGCTGGCACCAAGATTCAGGATACCTTGATTTTGAGCACAAGCCTTATTTGTCGGTATGGTGTCCTTTGGATGATGTTACCGAAGAGAATGGCACCGTTTACCTTTTACCCTATAAGGACGCTGGAACCAAGAACCGGATTGACCATGAGCTTCAAGAAGGCACCAATGACAAGGTAGGCTACTTTGGCGATAACCCTGGAATTCCAGCGATCCTCAAGGCAGGTGATGTGGCCCTTTTTTCCAGTACTTGCTTCCACCGGAGTGGTTCCAATAAGACAGGGAAGTCCCGTAGGGTGCTCTTGATTCAGTATTCTGCAGAACCCATCATGAAAGGAGATAAGCCGCTGTACTGGGCAGATCCCTTTGTGGTCAACGGCGACCGTAAAAAAGAAGTGCCGGCTTGA
- a CDS encoding sodium:solute symporter gives MEIHEILQPLDFAVLGLYLVTLIGIGYWVSFKKKRDADENLFLAGNSLGWPSIGFTMWGTNVGPSMLIASASIGYTTGVVAGNFAWYAFIFIFLLAVVFAPRYLGARVQTLPEFMGKRFGSSTQNILAWYTIVTVLISWLSLTLFAGGILIRQILDLPLWLSVVILILIAAFFTIAGGLKAIAYTNVFQMVLLIVVSLALTLTGLYKVGGVGELIANTPGEYWNLLLPADDPNYPWVAIALGYPVMGVWFWCTDQSMVQSVLGAKNLKEGQLGANFTGWLKILDVALFIIPGIICYVLFPDLDNPDEAYMTMVTKLFPVGMTGLVMAVLIAALVSTIDSALNALSTVFTMDIYVKKYKPEATQKQIVTIGRVVTVLGAVIAIFLTLAIDSIKGLNLFDVFQSILGFIAPPMSVVFLFGVLWKKTTTKAANTVLLFGTILSLGIGVLYLWVFPNAEYAFWPHFLLLSFYIFVFLAALIVVISYVERNRKDLHVSTLDYGTIPKLPNKVKWLWIALIVVMVGMYVVFNGN, from the coding sequence ATGGAAATACATGAAATACTCCAACCACTGGATTTTGCAGTGCTTGGTCTTTACTTGGTGACCCTGATAGGCATTGGCTACTGGGTAAGTTTTAAGAAAAAAAGAGATGCCGATGAAAACCTGTTTCTGGCGGGCAACTCCCTGGGATGGCCGAGTATTGGCTTCACCATGTGGGGCACCAATGTAGGACCTTCCATGTTGATTGCTTCAGCCAGTATTGGATACACTACAGGGGTAGTTGCCGGTAATTTCGCTTGGTATGCCTTTATCTTTATATTCTTGCTGGCAGTGGTCTTTGCACCCCGGTATTTGGGAGCACGGGTGCAGACACTTCCGGAATTTATGGGAAAGCGATTTGGCAGTTCCACCCAGAACATTCTCGCTTGGTATACCATCGTCACGGTGCTGATAAGCTGGCTTTCCCTGACACTGTTTGCAGGAGGCATTTTGATCCGCCAGATTTTGGATTTGCCGCTTTGGCTTTCGGTGGTGATCCTCATTCTCATTGCTGCTTTTTTCACGATTGCTGGAGGGCTGAAGGCCATTGCCTACACCAATGTATTTCAGATGGTGCTGCTCATTGTCGTTTCCTTGGCATTGACGCTTACGGGACTTTATAAAGTCGGAGGAGTGGGTGAACTCATCGCCAATACCCCCGGGGAATACTGGAATTTGCTCTTGCCGGCAGATGATCCCAATTATCCATGGGTAGCGATCGCGCTTGGCTATCCCGTAATGGGGGTCTGGTTTTGGTGTACGGACCAGTCGATGGTGCAGTCTGTCCTGGGTGCCAAAAACCTTAAAGAAGGGCAGTTGGGAGCTAATTTTACCGGTTGGCTAAAGATACTGGATGTGGCTCTGTTCATTATTCCGGGCATTATATGCTATGTGTTGTTTCCGGACTTGGACAATCCCGATGAAGCCTATATGACCATGGTGACCAAGCTGTTTCCGGTAGGAATGACCGGGCTGGTCATGGCGGTGCTGATCGCGGCGCTGGTGAGCACGATTGATTCGGCATTGAATGCCCTGAGTACGGTGTTTACCATGGATATTTACGTAAAAAAATACAAGCCTGAAGCCACGCAAAAACAGATCGTCACGATCGGTAGGGTGGTGACAGTGTTGGGAGCCGTAATTGCCATTTTCTTGACCTTGGCCATTGACAGTATCAAAGGGCTTAATCTGTTTGATGTGTTCCAATCCATTTTGGGTTTTATCGCACCACCGATGTCCGTTGTGTTTTTATTTGGCGTGCTTTGGAAGAAAACTACGACAAAGGCAGCCAATACCGTGTTGCTTTTCGGTACCATCTTGAGCCTAGGCATAGGGGTGCTGTACCTGTGGGTATTCCCCAATGCTGAATATGCCTTCTGGCCACATTTCCTGCTGCTTTCCTTCTATATTTTCGTGTTTTTGGCTGCATTGATCGTGGTGATTTCCTATGTGGAGCGTAACCGCAAGGATTTGCATGTAAGTACTTTGGATTATGGCACTATTCCCAAATTACCGAATAAGGTGAAATGGCTATGGATTGCCCTGATCGTGGTAATGGTGGGGATGTATGTGGTGTTTAATGGGAATTAG